The following are encoded in a window of Phaseolus vulgaris cultivar G19833 chromosome 3, P. vulgaris v2.0, whole genome shotgun sequence genomic DNA:
- the LOC137806323 gene encoding pentatricopeptide repeat-containing protein At5g18950, which yields MTMAMVRGTPLYSSVTLLCRSFAQFRNLTSETKQGYHDHPTKILDAKDCNFIHEICRITRSKPRWEDNLLSLYPSFNFSDPSFFLLYLNHQNNALLSLRFFHWLCSSCGFSPDQASYNALFCALVDAGACKAAKALLDCPGLTPEPASLEGYIQCLSRTGMVEDAVDMLKQVGFCPSVTTWNASLLSCLRAGRTNLVWTLYEQMMESGVVASINVETVGYLIMTFCAENKVLKGYELLRELLENGLHPDNVVFTALIRGFCKERQYARVSEILHIMIAKQCNPDIFTYQEIINGLLKRKNSEGFRVFNDLKDRGYFPDRVMYTTVIKGLCEMGRPGEARKLWFEMIKKGFRPNEYTYNVMMHQYFKIGDLVEARKIFEDMRGRGYAETTVTYTTMISGLCLHGRTDEAHSLFEEMFQKGIVRDLVTYNSIIKGLCKNGELVRATKLLNELLAQGLEPSVFSYTPLIKGLCEEGDTQGAIRLWKDMQDKHLEPTASTHDYIITGLCKEGYSLQGMEWLLNMTSWKLKPQEHTFEHLINSLSQEDRLDEILDVLEFMFRIGYRLKESTIHSLVSKFSRDSFHFPDLRLEKIIERN from the coding sequence ATGACAATGGCAATGGTGAGGGGAACTCCTTTGTATTCTTCTGTAACGCTCTTGTGCCGAAGCTTTGCCCAATTCCGAAACCTCACCTCAGAGACCAAACAAGGCTATCATGATCATCCCACCAAAATCCTCGATGCTAAAGATTGCAACTTTATCCATGAAATTTGTAGGATTACACGATCAAAGCCCCGTTGGGAGGACAACCTTCTTTCCCTGTATCCATCTTTCAATTTTTCTGACCCCTCTTTCTTCCTCCTTTATCTTAACCACCAGAACAATGCCTTGCTCTCCCTCCGTTTCTTTCACTGGCTGTGCTCTTCTTGTGGTTTCTCGCCTGACCAGGCATCTTACAATGCCCTTTTCTGTGCGCTTGTGGATGCTGGAGCCTGCAAAGCAGCAAAAGCATTGCTTGACTGCCCGGGTTTGACTCCCGAGCCTGCTTCCTTGGAGGGTTACATTCAGTGTCTCAGCAGGACTGGAATGGTTGAAGATGCAGTTGATATGTTGAAACAGGTCGGGTTTTGCCCCTCTGTAACAACTTGGAATGCATCTCTGTTGAGTTGTTTGAGGGCTGGGAGGACTAATCTGGTTTGGACATTATATGAACAGATGATGGAATCCGGTGTTGTTGCTAGCATTAATGTGGAAACTGTTGGATATCTGATAATGACATTCTGTGCAgaaaacaaagttttgaaagGGTATGAACTTCTTAGGGAACTTCTGGAAAATGGCTTACATCCTGATAATGTTGTTTTCACTGCACTTATTAGGGGGTTTTGTAAGGAGAGACAATATGCTCGAGTATCTGAGATCCTTCATATTATGATTGCCAAGCAATGCAATCCTGATATCTTTACATATCAAGAAATCATAAATGGACTCCTGAAGAGGAAGAATTCTGAGGGCTTCCGGGTTTTTAATGATCTCAAGGACAGAGGATATTTCCCAGACAGGGTTATGTACACAACAGTGATCAAGGGTCTATGTGAGATGGGAAGGCCCGGGGAGGCCAGGAAGCTGTGGTTTGAGATGATTAAAAAGGGATTTCGGCCAAATGAATACACCTATAATGTAATGATGCATCAGTATTTTAAGATTGGTGATCTTGTTGAGGCAAGGAAGATCTTTGAGGATATGCGTGGCAGAGGTTATGCAGAAACCACAGTTACCTATACCACAATGATTTCAGGTTTATGTTTGCATGGAAGAACAGATGAAGCACATAGCTTGTTTGAAGAAATGTTTCAGAAGGGCATTGTTCGTGATTTGGTTACATACAATTCTATTATTAAAGGCCTGTGCAAGAATGGGGAGCTGGTTAGGGCAACAAAACTATTAAATGAACTGCTGGCACAGGGTTTAGAGCCATCAGTTTTCTCTTATACTCCTCTTATTAAGGGACTATGTGAAGAAGGAGACACACAGGGTGCAATTAGGTTGTGGAAGGATATGCAAGATAAACATTTGGAACCAACAGCAAGTACACATGATTATATTATAACTGGGTTATGCAAAGAAGGATATTCTCTGCAGGGAATGGAGTGGTTGCTTAACATGACGAGTTGGAAGCTGAAACCCCAGGAGCATACTTTTGAGCACCTGATTAACAGTCTATCAcaggaagataggttggatgaaaTTTTGGATGTTTTGGAGTTCATGTTTAGAATAGGATATAGACTAAAAGAAAGCACAATTCATTCTTTGGTGAGTAAATTTAGCAGGGATAGTTTTCATTTTCCTGACTTACGGTTGGAGAAGATCATAGAAAGAAATTGA